A region of the Desulfomonile tiedjei genome:
CAATTGTCATTGCTGTACGTGTCAAGTAATTCGTGGACAAGACTCGAGGAATTCTAGGGGAGTTTTCCCCCCTAGGGCTTGATGCGGTCTTAGGTTGTTGTAGTAGTAGATGTACTGTTCGAGTTCCTTTTTGAACTCTTCTTC
Encoded here:
- a CDS encoding transposase, whose translation is EEEFKKELEQYIYYYNNLRPHQALGGKTPLEFLESCPRIT